A genomic stretch from Petrimonas mucosa includes:
- a CDS encoding TerC family protein produces the protein MEVSSSFWIGFIILVIALLSLDMFLFNRKGTVIDVKRALWLSLFWISLAFIFNVGVYMVFGKESALEFFTAYLVEESLSIDNLFVFIIIFSAFKIKPEHQHTVLFWGILGAIVFRAIFIFAGVALIERFAWIMYLFGVFLLFTGGKMMFDELNLLDREKVDEPKDPNSNGVVKIFRRLFPVHEDMSEPVFFRRIDRKLYATPFFLALLVIEFTDLIFAIDSIPAVLSVSTNTFIVYTSNIFAILGLRSLYFALRGIMDLFHFLKYALSGILIFIGFKMIFNHYAHTADWDFHISNLSSLLVIASFLLVSIAASLIWSGKQRSMKREEARLRKRVF, from the coding sequence ATGGAAGTAAGTTCATCGTTTTGGATAGGTTTTATCATTCTTGTAATAGCTCTCCTGTCGCTCGACATGTTTCTCTTCAATAGGAAGGGTACGGTTATCGATGTCAAGCGGGCATTATGGCTCAGTCTCTTCTGGATATCGTTGGCATTCATTTTCAATGTGGGTGTTTACATGGTTTTCGGTAAGGAGAGTGCGCTCGAATTTTTTACCGCCTATCTGGTCGAAGAGTCACTCAGCATAGATAACCTTTTTGTATTTATCATTATATTTTCCGCCTTCAAGATCAAACCGGAACATCAGCATACCGTTCTCTTCTGGGGAATTCTGGGGGCAATCGTTTTCAGGGCAATCTTTATTTTTGCCGGTGTGGCACTGATCGAACGGTTTGCCTGGATCATGTACCTCTTTGGCGTATTCCTGTTGTTTACTGGCGGCAAGATGATGTTTGACGAGCTAAACCTGCTGGATCGAGAAAAGGTGGATGAGCCGAAAGATCCGAACAGTAACGGCGTGGTAAAGATTTTCAGGAGACTGTTTCCGGTGCACGAGGATATGTCGGAGCCCGTTTTTTTTAGGAGAATCGACAGAAAACTGTATGCTACCCCCTTCTTTCTGGCCTTGCTGGTAATCGAGTTTACCGACCTGATTTTTGCCATAGATTCCATTCCCGCGGTACTTTCGGTTTCTACCAACACATTCATCGTCTACACTTCCAATATCTTTGCCATTTTGGGGTTACGTTCGCTCTATTTTGCGCTGAGGGGTATCATGGATCTTTTCCATTTCCTGAAGTATGCACTGAGCGGAATCCTGATCTTTATCGGTTTCAAGATGATCTTCAACCATTATGCGCACACCGCCGACTGGGATTTCCATATTTCGAACCTCTCCTCATTGCTGGTAATCGCCTCCTTCTTGCTGGTCTCAATTGCGGCATCCCTGATATGGAGCGGCAAGCAGCGCTCCATGAAACGAGAGGAGGCGAGGTTGAGAAAAAGGGTGTTTTGA
- a CDS encoding cell division protein FtsX, translating to MSKKKKISTARFVNAKVTSTISISLVLVLLGLTILILFMGNGLSKFVRENMSFSVMLDSNVTDAGIQRLKKNLDGQPFVRSSRFISKEEAKEELIKELGEDPEELLGYNPVQDAIEIHLHSEYANSDSIAVISKLIKQQNNVHDLLYQQEAIDLINDNLSKVTLILLILAAVLMFISFTLIRNTIRLSVYSKRFIINTMKLVGANWNFIRRPFIRSNIYTGIVAGIVADGIILLILAYFNNEYAELRSIVGVTDLLAIFIVVILLGVLISTVATYFAVNRYLKMNTGELYYV from the coding sequence ATGTCGAAAAAGAAAAAGATATCCACTGCACGTTTTGTAAATGCAAAGGTTACCTCTACCATCAGTATTTCACTGGTGCTGGTCCTGCTGGGTCTGACCATACTGATTCTGTTCATGGGTAACGGATTGTCGAAATTCGTGAGAGAAAATATGAGTTTCAGCGTGATGCTTGACAGCAACGTTACCGATGCCGGGATTCAGCGGTTGAAAAAAAATCTCGACGGACAGCCATTTGTGAGATCTTCCCGCTTTATCAGCAAGGAGGAGGCAAAGGAGGAGTTGATCAAGGAGCTGGGCGAGGATCCCGAAGAGCTGCTGGGATATAATCCGGTTCAGGATGCCATTGAGATCCATCTCCATTCGGAATATGCCAACAGCGACAGTATTGCGGTTATCAGCAAGCTGATCAAACAGCAGAACAACGTGCATGATCTGCTCTACCAACAGGAAGCGATCGATCTTATCAACGACAATCTCTCGAAGGTGACCCTGATCTTGCTGATCCTGGCCGCAGTGCTGATGTTTATCTCATTTACGCTGATCCGGAACACCATTCGGTTGAGCGTCTATTCCAAACGGTTTATTATCAATACAATGAAGCTTGTTGGTGCCAATTGGAACTTTATCCGGAGGCCTTTTATCCGGAGCAATATATATACCGGAATCGTCGCGGGCATTGTAGCCGACGGCATCATCCTGCTGATTCTGGCCTATTTCAACAACGAGTATGCAGAACTGCGGTCGATAGTTGGCGTAACCGACCTGCTTGCCATATTCATCGTGGTGATTCTCCTGGGAGTGCTCATCTCCACAGTGGCCACCTATTTTGCAGTGAACCGCTACCTGAAGATGAATACCGGGGAGCTCTACTACGTGTAG
- a CDS encoding DUF3098 domain-containing protein — translation MSHNNLAFHKKNLIICGVAVLVIITGFLLMSGNATSFEGFEPDIFSARRIKVAPLVCLAGFVLMIVGILYPVKGSRKGEAK, via the coding sequence ATGTCTCATAATAACTTAGCTTTTCATAAAAAGAACCTCATCATTTGCGGTGTTGCAGTCCTCGTCATCATTACAGGTTTTCTGCTGATGAGCGGTAATGCAACCAGCTTCGAAGGTTTCGAGCCCGATATTTTTAGTGCGCGGCGCATTAAAGTGGCCCCTCTTGTCTGCCTGGCCGGCTTCGTATTGATGATTGTAGGAATCCTCTATCCGGTAAAGGGGAGCAGAAAGGGGGAAGCAAAATAA